One stretch of Armigeres subalbatus isolate Guangzhou_Male chromosome 2, GZ_Asu_2, whole genome shotgun sequence DNA includes these proteins:
- the LOC134215284 gene encoding uncharacterized protein LOC134215284 yields MLSDFVKVTSRYLKATAVPSKKISRIIKLPRRDLKKLNLPIHLEDHNYSEYACPPRSNRICYVEECRSKTEGDIKLHKFPGRKDVRFKEWIRVLKCGSRLKRDAIPSLNFSNTTTGSDSTSSSEVSPTHGSTYCHEEDQAKKNTSSDRISENQSTHVPVFVVDSCEDHNDGEIGGNRSNDFAVGQSFQESQILNDTLLLDTSQLSINTPIAESTAKKPPAEKDSLQNSVKASFLENSYNKSAISNSQVSKAKSENFILSDLLLTDKEVNIWTGVPTLVLLEEICLACRKLETSFYCRQFSMHTTNRVILTLAKLKQNLSFEALGILFRISGVTVSNYFSHMVQILRRVLKPFVYWPAKEEILKNIPLCFREHFPNVTIVLDCTEVPVATPKCLNCRISCYSNYKGRRTIKFLIGVTPAGLISFISNAYTGKSSDKYIFNQEQIINRLEAHRDEVMVDKGVSIQHECLTNHIKLHIPPFMRSERLSPLEASNNEAIAKARIHVERVIQRIKIFNVLTDCVTPPILGHIDDITIIVCGIVNLTAPILADNKF; encoded by the exons ATGTTATCTGATTTTGTTAAag tGACTTCCAGATACTTGAAAGCTACCGCAGTTCCGTCCAAGAAGATTAGTCGGATAATAAAGCTTCCACGAAGGGATTTAAAGAAGCTAAATTTGCCAATCCACTTAGAAGATCATAATTATAGTGAGTATGCCTGCCCACCGCGGAGTAACCGGATATGTTACGTCGAAGAATGTCGATCGAAAACGGAAGGGGACATAAAACTACATAAGTTTCCTGGTCGAAAAGATGTTAGATTCAAGGAGTGGATACGAGTTTTAAAGT GTGGATCACGTTTAAAACGAGACGCCATTCCATCGTTGAATTTCTCAAATACAACTACCGGCTCGGACTCAACAAGTTCTTCTGAAGTTAGCCCCACGCACGGTTCTACCTATTGCCACGAAGAGGATCAAGCGAAGAAAAATACTTCAAGTGACCGGATTTCGGAGAACCAATCCACGCATGTGCCGGTTTTCGTGGTGGATTCGTGTGAGGATCATAACGATGGTGAAATCGGTGGAAATAGATCAAATGATTTTGCGGTTGGCCAGAGCTTTCAAGAAAGTCAAATTTTAAACGATACCCTACTGCTTGACACATCTCAGCTTTCGATAAATACACCGATTGCGGAGAGCACCGCTAAAAAACCACCTGCGGAAAAAGATAGTTTGCAGAATTCAGTTAAGGCAAGCTTCTTAGAGAACTCATATAACAAATCTGCAATATCTAACTCACAAGTAAGCAAAGCTAAATCCGAAAACTTCATTTTGTCGGACTTGTTATTGACAGACAAAGAGGTTAACATTTGGACTGGCGTGCCAACTCTAGTCTTGTTGGAAGAAATTTGTTTAGCTTGTAGAAAGCTTGAGACATCTTTCTATTGCAGACAGTTCAGCATGCATACTACCAATCGCGTTATTTTAACGCTGGCGAAACTGAAACAGAATTTGTCATTTGAAGCGTTAGGAATATTATTCCGCATATCAGGCGTAACAGTCTCAAATTATTTTTCGCACATGGTACAAATATTGCGCAGGGTTCTCAAACCATTCGTATACTGGCCAGCAAAGGAAGAAATATTAAAGAACATTCCGTTGTGTTTTCGAGAACATTTTCCAAACGTTACTATCGTGCTCGACTGCACGGAAGTTCCAGTTGCGACACCGAAATGCCTTAACTGTAGAATTTCGTGCTATTCGAATTATAAAGGTCGTCGAACAATCAAGTTTCTAATAGGAGTCACCCCCGCGGGACTAATATCGTTTATAAGTAATGCATACACTGGCAAATCATCGGACAAATATATCTTCAATCAGGAGCAAATTATTAATCGTCTGGAGGCACACCGCGACGAAGTGATGGTAGATAAGGGTGTTTCGATTCAACATGAATGCCTCACAAATCATATAAAACTGCATATACCCCCATTTATGCGAAGTGAGCGGCTTAGTCCATTGGAGGCCAGCAATAACGAGGCCATTGCCAAAGCAAGGATTCATGTTGAAAGGGTGATTCAAcggattaaaattttcaatgttttaacTGACTGTGTAACACCTCCAATCCTTGGACATATAGATGACATAACAATAATAGTTTGTGGAATTGTAAACCTTACTGCACCAATTCTGGCTGATAACAAGTTCTGA